TCGAATGCACAGTtgatagcatagcatgctaacagcctGTTTGCCTGAAGCCATTCTCATCCAGCTGCTGTTAGCTTGCGTCAGCGtatagcagtgcttctcagttaCCCCCCCTCTCCATTTGAAATGTTGAAATACTACAGACTGAACTCATAATGCATAGCAGTGTATTCACGAGTcgaattgcatgttgagtaagaaaaatgtgtacatgttggcagctcTGCAGTAGCGCTGAGAGTACTCACTGCCTTTCAAGTGTATGTCGTTTCTCTCATACCTCTGCCAGTTAGATGTACTTGTATACGTATGAGCACTATACTGCTTATGTGGTTGAAAAGAGCATCTTACTCAACTacaattactttttatttctcCAGGGACTTGTGATAGTGTGCAATACTGCGGAACGAATAAAACAATGGATGACTGGTACTATCCGATATACTGATATTGTACAGCACAGAAGCTGCCATAGTGTAGTTTACTTTTAACACTTGCTGACCAAGCCGTCAGAGTGGatattatcaataaataatactttaataCTCTGCGTTCACCCTCCAAAATTCATGAAAAAGTAACGGCGAGCCACAGTGTTTATTTtgagtaattaataataataatactactaatagggcggcacggtgggctagtggttagcgcgcagacctcacagctaggagaccaaggttcaattccaccctcggccatctctgtgtggagtttgcatgttctccccgtgtatgcgtggatTCTTTAATATCTTTAAGTGTAATTATTTGGTCATGCTGTTTTATGATAAGTGCatctaaaatattttcatacatgaATCATATTCATGTAGTTGACATTTTTAGTGTAATATCTTAATTTAGTGGCTGAATTTGTGCGAAATTGCAGTCAATCTGCAGTTCAAAGGTATTTATTAGTACTTTGTCACTTTCTTTTAGCCTCTGCCACTCCATAATTATTACAGTGACCTAAGCAATGATAGGAGAGGTTGGTCGGTGGCCTCGGGATGTGTGCACTCATCTCTATGGCGTAGGTGGTGCATGTCTATACTCCAGACAGTGTGTCTTCAGAATAATGAGCTGAGAGCAGGTCTCAACGGCAGTTATCTCGAggcctttaaacataaaaagTACAGTACTCGTACTACATTGTTGTGGGGTGCTGGGAAGCCACAGTAAATGTTCATGTCTGCACCATCATGGCACATAATGCAATCAGCACCTCCGCTGGAATTTCCTCAGATGTCACCTCCAGCCTGCACTGTTGGTTTGGTGCTTTGCTACACAGTGCATTGTGGGTATTTTTTCCTTGCTATGTGTTGCTTGGAGGGGGGTGAGGGGGATGCTATAAATAAACCGTGCTTTCATGGTCCATTCATTTGTAACTCACAAAGCATCACTCATGCAGCCTGACTTGTATGGCCTTCTGTACTTTCACGGATCCTCATCACGGATCCAAACCCTTAGCACGTGCAACATTGGATTCTTGTAGTTTAGATTTGTCGGTGTCGGTGTCTCAATCAGTGTTGGAGCCTGTATGAGTCATAGCTGCTGTGCTCATATTATACAGTTTGTATCGGTTTACTGTGGTGGGAGTTTGCATCTGTGATGATAATTCAGAAAGAAGTAAACTGCATCTGTGATGCCGCTGCAAATACAAGTGCTTGTTACCATGGAGACCTCCTCGACATGCTGGTGCACAATGTAAATCAGTGACAAAATATGAGGACATGGTCGCCAAATTATGGTGCAGTTAagtgcacacttttttttttaacggcgCATGGCTCATTGTAAATCACAACCGCAAAttcaaaaaaatctgcagtaattttacaagaataaagtaaaaatattgagagaaaaaaaataatattacaagaaaaagttgtaatattgtgctgtaatattcattcattcattcattttctaccgcttatcctcacgagggtcgcgtggggtgctggagcctatcccagctgtcttcgggcgagaggcggggtacaccctggactggtggccagccaatcacagggcacatatagacaaacaaccattcacactcacattcatacctatggacaatttggagtcgccaattaacttagcatgtttttggaatgtgggaggaaaccggacatacaaacttcacacagagatggccgagggtgggatcgaaccagggcgctaaccactcaaacaccgtgcagctcctgctgtaatattatgaggaaaaaattaaatatgttgttttttgaaagtaGGGCTATtatgaaaaatgaacaaaacaacataatgtTGCAGTAAAAATTATGttactggaataaagtcaaaaaataaagtcataattccaagacaaaaatgtataaaaaatagcagaaaaaaaaacctgctgtaattttatgagactaaagtaaaaaaataggaggagaaaaGAGTCGTAGTCTAAAGCGAAAATGTCATGAGTCATTGTTACCCTCAATTTATGTTTTTTGAATATCGTCTGATTAAGTACAGAATGACTCGGCGTCTCGTCGACGCTGCGTCAGTGTGACAGTTTCCATGTGATGCTTTATTGTGTCTCGTTGTTACTCGCAGTCATGAATAATGAAGAGGAAGCAGTGAAGAGACAGAAAGCGGAGTCACGAGTTTCTGCTGAGTGCTTGTTTAGAATCTCAATCAGATCAGACTACCTTTTAATACTTCATCCTGTTTCTCTACAGAGTCATGTTTTAATTCAACTACGCTTCTCAACCTTGCTGGTCAGGATAGTTGACTCTCGGATTAAGTAGTTTTTGGTTCTGGTCTACTCTGAACTCTTAGCAACCCTGAAGTCTCTACCAAGGGTCCTTTAGAGTGTATGGGAATTTGTTCAacttgtttttatgtgttttgtggacttggagaaggcATTTGAGCGTCCATGGGGAGTACTTCGGGAATGTGGGTTACTGGACCACCTAATTCAGGGTCTTGGTTGTCCAGTGTCCAGTTTGCTTCATATTGCCAGCAATAAATAGGTCTGGACTCCACCAGGGTAGACCAAATCGGTTCATTAAACCGACAGAATTTCCCGGTGCAGCCAGGGCGTTTAGAGGTTCCGGTTTAGGTTTTGCAGATAATGTGGTCAACGAGCCGtgaccttcaactctcaccGGTTTGATTCACAACCAAATACGAATGGACCCGGGATGAGAATCAACACCTCCAAGTCCGGGTCCGAAGTGGTGtgccatctctgggtggaggagtttaagtacctcAGGGTCTTGTTGACAAGTGGGGGAAGGATGGAACTCATGATTGACAGACAAATTGGTGCGACGTGTACAGTGATGGTGATACCGGTCGTTCCTACCCTcatctatggtcatgagctttgggtagtgaccgaaaggacaagattgtgGGTAGAAAGACTTTTTTTCTACGTAGGGTTGCTGGGCTCTCCCTAAGACTCTGAGTAGAACCACTAGGAGCCAGATGGCTTAACGACTGGAAGGAGGCCTCGGGAAAAACCCAGACCACATGGACAACTAACTaaaaaaattcaacttcaaATTCAAATTTGACAACTTTCTGCCCCTGCGACCCAACCTGGGATATACGGATATCCCTTACGGGTAGACTTAGTACCAGAATCAGTAGTGCCAGCTTCAGTGGGAAGCAAAGAGTGAGACACACGGAGGAAAAGTGTGGGATGTGGCTGCTGACTCATCATGCCTGGAGGGGTTATCCTTTGTGCCGTGTGTATGCGTATTTGCTGCTTTGCTATAAAAGACGATAACAGCAGATAGCCCAAAGCAACGTGGCTTGATTGTAGCGTGACGAAAAAACGACCTTGAAAAGTCACTTTTCATGTTATGTCAAAATAcacgggaaagccacatttcaCTGTCCGAATTGTCCCATTCACATTGTGTGAATGTTCCCGTGTACGTTGCATATTTCTGCAGTTTGAAGTAAATGATACTGCAGCTGTGTAGTATCAAGCTCTATAATTACTCAGTGAAAAGGCTCCATTTAAGTGTCAATTTAACTGTGATGCTATACTGTGTCTAATTTCACTTTCTGCAGTGGAATATCCAGAGATTCTGTCACTAAAAAACTGCCTTATATCTGTATGTGATGAGATAAGAGAGGTGCATATGAATTAACTTGATTTGGACTGGCATGGTGAAATGATGCCTTCAAGCACACGTTAAATGGTGCATACAAGAGAGAAAAGCCCCTTTTACACAGCTGTTAACTTTAGTCTGGCACCCTCCTATTTTTCATTTGACTGCATCTTGTATATCACCTTCTATATCATTACTCCGCTCGCGTTGTAatggtttggaaaaaaaaaagggatccAATAGATTAAGCAAGTCCATTTGTGCTATCCATCATCTGAAATCATCCCCTCCCTCCCTACTCTCGATTCTCTAATTCCCAGACCTGATCCAGGCCTCCCAGGACACCAGTGGGAACGTTCCCCAGATGGCCGATACACTGATAGAGAGGGCGGGCAATGCCAGCTGGGTGGTGGTTTTCAAGGCCCTTATTACTACACACCACCTCATGGTGCATGGCAACGAGGTgaggacgcacacacacacacacacacacacacacacacagcataatTAGTAATAGTATCATCAATGTGAAAAGTTTTGGTTAAATGTAAAATGACATGATATGAAGGCATGATGCGTGATATGACATTTGGACGAGATGTTGCACCAGAATGTCCAATATGGATCAAACGTATGGACACGTCCTCTTAATCAATGTGTTTACATTGTAGAGTCtgaaaactatgaaaaaacaaaagaaaatagcaTCAGGGAAATTGTGTGATAGACGTTTGAATGTACTATGTGTTAATTCTACATCCTGTACGCCAAGTGTGTACGATATGTGTCAACCCGTCAAGCTTTGAGTTCCTTCTTGTAGGTCAAAGtaaatgttgtgtgtttgtgttctctTTTAGAAATTTCTGCAGTTCCTTTCATCCAGGAACACCTTGTTCAACCTTGCCAACTTCCTGGACAAAACAGGCTCCCATGGTACGTTTTTCTCAAACTCAAATATTCAAACGTCATCTTCTCACGCCGCCATCCTCTTCCGACACTGGAAaagaaagtgtgtgtgcattattgttattatttgtgtGTCTCCCTTAGGCTATGACATGTCAACTTTTATCAGACGCTACAGCCGCTATCTCAACGAGAAGTCCTTCACTTACAGACAGATGTCTTTTGATTTTGTCAGAGTCAAGAAAgggtatgtttgtttttttttattacgttGTTGCTTGACCAGTTTCGACGTTATCCTTTCTTCACCTTATATGCTGTGTTTAAACCTTCACTGATACTCAATCTGGCTGcatggtgaacaagtggttagtgtgcaggtcTTACATCTAGGAgccacaagttcaattccacccttggccatatctgtgtggagtttacatgttctccctgtgcatgcgtgggttttctccgggtactccggtttcctcccacattccaaaaacatgctaggttaattggcgactccaaattgtccataggtatgaatgtgagtgtgaatggttgtttgtctatatgtgccctgtgattggctggtgaccagtccagggtgtaccccgcctctcgccccaagacagctgggataggctccagcaccgctgagaccctagtgaggataagcggtagaaaatgaatgaatgaatgaatgaccatgtTACTTGTGTTCATAAGATGGCGATAAATTCATATGTTTGATGTATGAAGGGTAGGGATGCTGTAATCGATCGCCAACCGATCAGTATTGGCcgattttcattaaaaaagggAAATCACAAAAGTCGATTACCTCCAAATGTAGCGATCATCCATCACCCAAGctaatatgtttttgtctaaattacgGTGATTTTATGGCTGGGGTACAACCAGGACGCCCCcctttatttcttttaataacTACCACATTTTTGGGCCCCCTGTCAGTCAGGGGACCTTGAAATTGTCCCTAACTCTTCCCTCTTTCTCGGCACCCATGGACACAATAGCCCTCCTAAATCATAAAATGTCACACCAATCTGATCAGTGTTTAAAATATTCCCCAAAAGTGGTAACGTTAAATCCTGTGTTTTTTCCATTCCAACACAGAGCTGAAGGAGCCATGAGGACCATGACAGTAGAGAAGCTGCTGAAAGGGATGCCTATTCTGCAGGGCCAGATTGATGCACTGTTGGATTTTGAAGTGAGTCCAAATTTCTACTCGGGAGTCATTTTACTTTGTAAGCTCACAAAACTGTCCAGGAAATCTGCATTCTCCATATATAATGCATTCTCCATATATAATGCATTCTCCATATATAATGTTATATGCATGCATAGTTATTTTCTTTACTGTAATTCCGTCCACAGGTGCACCCACCAGAATTGAACAATGGAGTGATAAATGCTTGCTTTCTCCTGCTCTTCAAAGACTTGATAAAGTTATACGCCTGCTACAATGACGGCAT
This genomic window from Doryrhamphus excisus isolate RoL2022-K1 chromosome 17, RoL_Dexc_1.0, whole genome shotgun sequence contains:
- the snap91a gene encoding clathrin coat assembly protein AP180 isoform X6, producing MSGQTLTDRIAAAQYTLTGSEVSRAVCKSTTHEQTAPKKKHLEYLIQASQDTSGNVPQMADTLIERAGNASWVVVFKALITTHHLMVHGNEKFLQFLSSRNTLFNLANFLDKTGSHGYDMSTFIRRYSRYLNEKSFTYRQMSFDFVRVKKGAEGAMRTMTVEKLLKGMPILQGQIDALLDFEVHPPELNNGVINACFLLLFKDLIKLYACYNDGIINLLEKFFQMKRSQCKDGLEIYKRFLTRMTRVSDFFKIAEQVGIDKNDIPDLTQAPESLLESLETHLNTLEGRKPEDK